The sequence below is a genomic window from Uranotaenia lowii strain MFRU-FL chromosome 2, ASM2978415v1, whole genome shotgun sequence.
CTGCCGATTTGGAATATTGATCGCTCAGTAAATGGTCAGCCGGTGGCCTCGACGGTAACTGAAACTCGGTCGAACCCGATGCCGATTTGGAATAATGATCGCTCATTGAATGGTCAGCCGGTGGCCTCGGCGGGAAATGTACTGAATGTATCGCAGTCGACGAATATCAGAGAACCATTTCGTACAGGATTTACGGGTAATCACTTGTCGGGAAATAACGTTTCGAATTTTGGGCAGTCAAGAAATCCTGAACTGCATCGGTCCGCTGATTATGAATACTTACATGTTTCCGAAGTTGAAAATTATATCCGCGTATACGTAAATAGTCTGGTCGATCAAGGACCGTTACGGTCAGACCGCGCAATTAATTCGAATGCAATCGATCAGCTCGTGGAAAGAATCGCGAACGTGACGTTACAAAATTCAAGGGCTCGTCCGACTACTTTAGCCCCGACGCCGCCTCAGTCGCAAAGATTAGACCTGGGTTACGCAAACCCCTTTAATACAACGatgatttcaaatcaatataGACCTCAGGTTACCGATTCCTTGACTCATGATCATACCAATCCTGTTCTGAGTATGAACGGATTGAACCCATTTAAACCTCCACCGATTTCTGGGGTTAGACCTTCGCAATCTGCGCCACCTTCACCACATCCTAGTGGTAAGGTGGACCAACCCACACAACGGGAAATAGGGACCGCGTTTCCGGGGCCCTACGGTGCAGAAGTAAACTTTGTCCAGCCTCGACGTCTTCCCTATCAGCAATGCAATATAATTGAGAAATGGCCTAAATTTAGCGGAGACGCCAATCAGGTACCTGTTGTTGACTTCCTCCGACAAATCAATCTGCTATGTCGTTCGTATGGCATTGATCAGGAAGATTTACGCATACACGCGCATCTGTTGTTCCGTGATGATGCGTACAATTGGTACACCACGTACGAAGAACGTTTCACGTCTTGGGGGAAATTAGTTAGTGAGCTACTCATGAGATACGACGATCCAAATCGTGATCGATCATTCAAGGAAGAAATGCGTAATAGAAAGCAAAAGCCTAACGAAAAATTTAGTTCATTTTTAACTGACATCGAAACTCTAGCAAGAAGAAtgactaaaaaaatgactgagcAGGAGAAGTTTGAcattattttcgaaaacatgagGCTAGGATATAAAAGAAGGTTAGCTTTGGAACCAATCTACTCGATTGAACACCTAGCTCAGTTGTGTTACAAGCTAGATGCTGTAGAAACCAATTTGAACCACCTGAAGCCTTTGAATCGTAACGTACCGTTGAATTGtctagaagaagaagaattagaaaaaaatgaaggtaACTTGACCCATGAAGAAACTGAAGATGTTTGCGTTATCAAGTCGCAAACAGACACGAAATTTACTGGTGGTCGAACAACGAAAACGGACTCGGGGAATAACGTAACTGATGTAATGGTTTGTTGGAATTGTCGAAAAATAGGCCATTTGTGGAGAGAATGTGACAAGAGTAAGTTGATATTCTGTCACATGTGTGGTCATCCGGATACCACTGCTTTTCGTTGTCCAAATCGACACCAAATGCGTTCACGATATTCTGTGACTAACGAGTCAAAAAACGAATAAGGATGGGAGACTTAAGGAACCAAGCTCCTGACCGCGATTTCGTAGAGGTTCCTATTCctaatttcgaatattttgaacGAACATTTCAGATTAACACCTTCACTAGCAAATGCCCTCACCTAAGTTTGAAAATCATGTCCGAAAATGTAGTTGGTCTTGCAGACACTGGAGCGAGTGTGTCCGTGATTAGTGCGTTACCGTTGATTGAAAAGCTCGGCCTGAAAATCAACCCTgtaaatttgaaagtttcaacAGCTGACGGAACAGCATATCGATGTCTCGGATTTGTCAACATTCCGTTTACCTATCAGGAAACAACTCACGTGATTCCCACAGTAGTGGTACCTGAGGTGACCAAACCGTTGATCTTGGGAATGGATTTTCTCAAGAAATTCGGGTTTCAATTAATAAGTCCTAATACCTCAATTCCCGTAGAAAGTTATTCCGAAAACGAGGCAAGTCCATCCACGCCAAATCAATTATTAGTAATTGAAGATTATTTTAGTGAACAGTctgaaaatttctgttttcagcTGTCGCCGACAGATGAGCTCGACAGTAAGTTCAAGGTTGTTGTTCCAGAAGAAGATGAAAGTCTTGATATGCCAACGATAGAAATCCCTGACAAAACGATTGATAAGCCGGAAGATATTGTAACTGAGCATGATCTCACCGTGCAAGAAAGGAAAACTCTTTTCGAAGCCATCTCCGAATTGCCAGTTACGGTGGAAGGAAAATTAGGTAGAACGAAAGTCTTAAAGCATTCTATAGATCTAATCCCGGGTATGAGGCCGAAGAAATTCGCTTCATACAAATGGTCTCCCAAGGTAGAATCCGTTATAGATGCCGAGATTGAACGCATGCTGAAACTCGGTGTTATCGAAGAATGCGAAGGTCCGGTAGATTTCTTGAATCCACTCTTGCCAGTCAGAAAGGCAAACGGCAAGTGGAGGATTTGTCTTGATTCACGACGACTAAACGCAGCTACTCGGAAAGATGACTTTCCGTTTCCGAATATGGTTGGCATCCtacaaagaatacaaaaatcgAGATATTTTTCGGTCATAGACTTATCTGAAGCTTACTATCAGGTTAGCTTAGAATCCTCGGCAAAGGATAAGACGGCATTCAGGACCACTAAGTCGGTCTTTAGGTTCACGGTAATGCCCTATGGGTTAGCTAACAGCCCTGCGACAATGATCCGCTTGATGTCCAAGGTCATCGGACATGACATGGAGCCTCGCGTTTATGTCTATTTAGATGACATAATCATCACTTCTCTCACGTTGGAGGAACACCTGAGATTGATTAAGGAAGTCGCGATTCGATTAAAACGTGCCGGGTTAACTATCAATATAATTAAGTCTCGATTCTGTCAGAAGCAGGTCCGTTACCTTGGTTATGTACTAACCGAGGATGGCCTGTCTATGGACGTGGCCAAAATCCAACCCGTCTTGGACTATAGTACCCCCAAGTCTGTCAAAGACGTACGACGACTCTTGGGTTTAGCGGGTTTCTATCAGAAATTCATAAAGGATTATTCTGAAATCACCACTCCGATAagtaatcttttgaaaaaagaccGTAAAACATTTGCATGGACCCAGGAAGCCGACGAGGCGTTAGGGAAATTAAAAACCGCATTAGTATCCGCGCCTATCTTAGCTAATCCGGACTTTTCTGTTCCTTTTATAATAGAGACAGACAGTTCAGACTTAGCAGTAGGATCCGTTCTCACTCAAGTCCTCGAAGGAGAACGACGTTGTATTGCATATTACTCAAAAAAGTTGTCAAGCACTCAGCGGAAGTATAGCGCGACAGAACGGGAATGCCTAGCAGTTCTGCTGAGCATTGAAAATTTCCGGCACTTCATAGAAGGAAGCCAGTTCGTGATTCAGACCGATGCGATGTCTCTAACGTTTTTGCGTACCATGTCTATCGAGTCAAAATCGCCAAGGATCGCTCGATGGGCattgaaattgtcaaagtaTGACATGGTGTTGCAGTACAAAACGGGCTCTGAAAACATTTCGGCCGACGCGTTGTCGCGAAGCTTATGTGTCGTAGATAGTCCACTTCCAGACACATATGTCTCTCAGTTGAAAAGTCAAATTAGAAATTTCCCGGAAAGATACAAAGATTTCCAAATCATTGACGAAAAAGTATTTAAGTTTGTTACCAATACTTCATTGACTGAAGATCCTGGCATGCGGTGGAAATATGTGGTCCCGTTGCTGGAAAGAAAACCGTTGATTCAGGCTATTCACGAAGAAGCGCACTTAGGATTTCTGAAAACCTTGGCCAAGCTCAGGGAAAAGTATTATTGGCCTCGTATGTCGTCGGAAGTGAAACGGTTTTGCTTCGCCTGCCTTGTTTGTAAGGAATCTAAAACCCCGAACATAAACGTTACTCCGGTCTGTGGAAATCCAAAGATGTGTTCACGGCCGTGGGAGTTAATCTCGATGGATTTCTTAGGTCCGTATCCCCGGTCCAAGAAAGGTAATATGTGGTTGCTGGTTGTTACCGATttctttacaaaatttgttatgGTACAATGTATGAGGTCCGCTACCGCCATAGGCGTTTGTACCTTCACCGAGAACCAAATATTCACTCTGTTCGGTGCGCCTTCCGTTTGCATTACCGATAATGCCAAAGTCTTCCTATgtaaagaattcgagaatttGTTGTCCAAGTACGGTGTTACCCATTGGAATCTAGCAGTATATCACCCTAGTCCAAATCCAACTGAGCGAGTCAATCGGGTCATCGTTACGGCGATACGGTGCGCTTTAAACCGTCGAACTGACCATAAGAACTGGGATGAGTCGATACCGCAAATTGCGATGGCGATTCGAACTAATGTGCACGATAGCACCGGGTTTACACCTTATTTTCTTAACTTTGGACGTAACATGATAAGCTCTGGGAAAGAATACGATCATCTAAGGAATTTGACTGACAATTTGAAAGTTTCTTTTAGCCCAGCAGAGCAAACACAGCTGTGGCAAACGGTTCGCGAGAATCTCCTTAAGGCGTATAAAAGATATTCGATTACTTATAACCTCCGAGCGAAcaagaaacataattttgaatgtgGAGATGTAGTGTTCAAGAAAAACGTACACTTGTCAGACAAATCGAAGAATTTCGTGGGTAAACTAGCGCCCAAGTTTACAAAGGTTCGAGTTCGTCAGAAATTGGGCACCAACACATATATCCTGGAGGATTTGAATGGCCAGAGGATAACAGGAACCTTCCATGGTTCATTTCTGAAGAAACAGTAACATTTTGTTACCCCAGCTATGACGGCTAGCTTGATGCAGCATAAACAAGTCTGTTCCACAGCAATAAAATACTCTTTTAAGAGGTGTGTATCCTGGGTCAATGTCAAGAGGTCTCAGAAGATAAGTCTGACGAATTGAACTCGTATGAATTTCAGCATTGAAACGAACTGAACACGTCAGTTTCGAAAAGTTCTTTCAATATGTCAAGTTTTCTTTGCTccaattcaaagaaaaacatttgacatTCTCATAACACTTCGATTAACGAAAAATTATATCCTAGTTCAATGCAAATCAACACGTAATCTgtaaatagaaattaaaaataagacaacTTGATTGCTCTACAAAGATAAAATTCCACTTACCTTAAACTATTATCGATTCtgttaatttagtaattttcaCAATGTGTAGAGAGTCATTAGCATGTTTTGTGTATAATCCAGTTGAGTAAACAAATCCAAGTTACAAAACCGCAGGTTTTCATTAAGAATCTTAAGTTTTCCATTGGAAAAACTATCAATGATGAGacaataataattgaaaatttgtttacattttcgtGAGCTTTAGTTTTGAcgtttctgttaaaattttatggGAACCCGACACCGAAAAAAGGTGAAAGTTATTTTGATCAGTTTGTTCAGGTTTTCGCGCTGCGTGTGAAACATGAGAAAAGCTAAGTTTAGACATTTTCCAATAAATGATTGGAGTTAATTGGAGTTCATTTCTTTTTGaggaaatcattttttcaaatcttttggaGTAAATAGGTTTAGATTTTGGTTAtgtaaaattcagattttttggatATTTCCGAAGTAAATTGGTTCTATTGGTCGACTAGAGAGAAATGAATGAATAAAGCCTAAGCTAAACGAGCAATGAATTCACCGCGATAGTATTGGAATCTGAGTTTGGTtgataagtttactttttagttTGTCGAAGTGTGTTAgttctttataaaaattttgaaatttatttcaaaatttttattttttttggcattggCGAGAATGTAAGATTAGTTTAACTAACGTCAGTTGAAAATAAGAGCCAGAAATATTTTCCAGTCATAAAATTGAGTCTGTTCTGTATGCGCTATAAAAAAGCTTCCGTATTTACATAAAGCCAAACAAATTAACCGCTTGTCACGCCATCTCCCGTTCGGAACTGAGACTATCTAGCATACATCTTATACAGTTAAAAAATCCGTTGAGTTCCACGTACGATCTCATTTAGTTTTCCTGGCTGGCTAATCGAGGTGTTTAAAAGATAGGctccagtgaaaaaaaaaatgtatcaccaCTCGTGTCCTTGAGATTTAGGACAAAAGCCTCATTTAGCTAGGTGGTTGAAATGCGATGCAAGACACAAAATTGCCGATGCCTTTTGTCATCGATTGCCGCGGTTAGTTTTGGGGTGTGCTATTCGTTAGTGGGAGATCACACTTTATTCTGGTAGATTCGCTCAGCGTGGAAGGTCTTGTGAGTTTTCTCGTGATTAGTCAAAGCTGCAGGCTAGTTAGTTCACCAGTGCAATTGTGACTTCTAGTTACCGTGAGTATTTAGTGGTTTTTGCTACAGTCCTGGTAATAATATACAAAATCACTTAGGTATTGCGTACGATAAGTTTTTTGTGCGTGAGGGACGCAGTTTGATTATAGGAAAGCTCAAATAGCATCTTCCAAACTTGGATAAAACCAACGTTAGTTGCAGGTAAGGCTTTTTAAGCGCAAATGATTGTAATGTGGTAATGATAGAAATCGTTGAACGACAGGAAAGCCCACCGTTCAACGTGGGTGCAAGTTGGGGCCACCGATACTTGTCGCCAACTGCTTGGACAACTACACGTGACAGCAGACATCACTCAGAACACTGTTAGCTTCAATAGTTCGTCATCGCTCAGTGTCACGAGTAATAACGCGTCGGACAAAGCCTTCCTTTGCTAAGCTTCAAGGTCATTTAATCGGAAGTGGAACCACGTGCTCGTCGCTAAACAACTTTAAGCGTCGATAGTGACTAAGTGGACCGCTACCAGTCCACAGTGGGTTACGTTATCTCGGCGGTAGGAAAAACCGCCCACCCACACTTATTTAGTCACTGGTGGTTTTATGTTCGACTGCGATCGCGCCACCTGTGGGCCAGTTGTGATACTCGAAGGCCACAGTTCGTTCTGGCTCGATTCACGACATCAGAGTCTGAAATAAGTTTGCCAAATACCTGCCCGCCAATTATTCGAGACACCAACCCACGTGTGCTCGACTATCATCGTCTGAGTTTGGAACATCGTTTGGAGTAAAACATCGCCTGAGTTCAACGAGAGCAGCATCCGGTGGTTTGATAGCCACAGTAACTCCAGAAATACCAGGTTTGCTAGAATTAAGAATATTGTATGAATTCCTAGGATTTTACAGATAGTAAGTGACGTCACTATAGGCTTCAGGGAATGAATCTCTTGAATACAAAACTAGAATTGTAAACGTAACATCGTTTTTCCCTGAGATCTGAAGCGTTGACGTTTTTGCTGGTTTGGGGTGTGGTAAGGGTTGCGATTAGCATTTGGTTGTTCCGCATAGTTTTGGGTTCTGCATCGCCTTTCAAATTGGAATTAGGAATCAGGGATTCACCTTCGTTTAGTTGTTGGGAAAGCCAAAATGAGTTTGGGTGTTTGAACTATACTTAACCCGCCCTGTTTCAAGTCTCAAAAGCCGAGCACGGTAACACGCATCAACAGTCTCTCGACGTTCGAGAGTGGCGCTTAAGCTGTTGTTTGTTCGGGAGCAACTACATTCGTTACACAGTCAGGACTTCCTGTGGTAGCTCTTATGTTTTTCTTTGTTCTGGTTCCGTCTTGTGACGAAGTCGCAGTTGGTTGATGTAATTGACGAGACCTTTCCGCACGATGTTTCGCCCTGGCATCTAGGTTTGCATGATGATGGTTTTCGGCGTAGTCCTAattatttagaaataatctaTGGACATTGCACTGTTTACGTCGGTTTCAGTATTCGTTTTGCTGGTAGTTGATGACAATATAAGAAGCTGAGAAAGGCATCCTAAGCAAGTAAATAGCTGTGAATGGACCTTCCATAGAATTCTTCAGCTGGTATCATCGAGTTCTGATTCgatgaattatttaaaacatacCCACTAACGTTCTCTTTTCAAACCTATCATTTGGCACAATTTTCTAATGATTTCTTCTCCTATTCTCCTTGCAGATTTCAAACATGCACAAACTCACGGCAGCATTTTCACTGCACCGGTCGCACATTCGGGCGACGCAAGATTGAACACGCATCGTGGGACCAAGGTGTGATTCCGAGACGTCCCTGAAGCATATTTTATTCAGATAATTCGCCACacacacaacaacaacaaaaaactgacGCCGCACATGGTTCTCCAGAACGAAAAGTCCGGTTCAGCAGCCATCGGCTGTTGTGGTGGTGGTGGCAGTGCTGGTACAAGCGCTAGTGGATCCAGTAACAGCTTGTTGGGAGCGATTTCCGGTTCCGATAATGACGGTGGGTCAACGACGGCGACCGGTTCCATCATCATGTCTGCTGGTGGAGGAAGTTCGTCGTCAGCATCAGGAGGCGGTGGAGGTAGCAACGAACAACCGGTGATCAAACGGCAGCGGATAGAAAGCTCTAGCGATCATCATCATCCTCCGCCGGATGTGGTGGATAGCAGTAGTGGTGTTGTTGGAGGAGGGCTTGGATTGAATACCACCGGAAGCAGTACGGCTAGCTCCAGTGGCAATTCGTCGAACGGATCGAATTCCCTGGTGGCTTCGACATGTTCCAGTTCGACGTCGTTATCTTCGTCACCTCCAACGACTTGTTCCTCATCAGGCGCTTCCAGCTCTGGCGGTGGTGGCAGTTTAGTAGAGAAGGCGCTCGGGAATGAGGGAAGATCCAGTGTCGGTGGTTCAGATGAGGATTTGATTCTGAAACAGGTGCAAGATTATCAGGCCTTGTTTCAAGAAGCCATTGCCAACCAGTGTTTGTGCGGTTTGGACACTAGCGTACTGCTGATGTCCTTCCAGTCGTATCATGTGCAAGTGGGCGGATTGATTGGAGATCGGAGTAGAGGACGAGGCGGTGGACTGATGAGGCAACTGTTGCCGCTTATCGAGTGGCCATTCGATTATTTGCTGAAGTTTCTATCAAACGTGCAGCTACTATTCGATACGTACTTGAAGCAGAACATCAAGGGTAACATCTGTTCCGGAGTAATGGATCTGTGCAATTATCTGATCCGGAGCGAGCATCAGAACCCAGAAACGGATTTTGTTTCGATGAACATAGATGAGATTATAGGTCTTTGTAATTATAATAATAAGTTTATCAACTACTTGTCGGGAAGGATATTGTCCTCGTTTTTAATTATCATTAAGGATGATCTGGACGATCGATGGCTCGAGAAGATTGTGGCAAATCTTTTTGATTTCAACCAACTAGACATATTAGCGGTTAAGAAGATAAACTTTAGTCTAGATATCATTAAACAGATAGTAGAATGGAGAGATGAGGCAGAGCACCCGCTGGAGGAAGATATGCATGGTCAACCTGCGAGTGGTTTCAGTGGTAACAATCCTGGACCGTTCAGCTCAGGGGTAACGTTTCATCCGCCTCCTCTGGAAAATAATTACTTCGCAACTCACTATAGCTCGCAACAACCTTCAACGAGTACCAGTAACCTGTTCAGTCCACCAAACGCCTCTTCGCCAAATTCGAAATCGGATACGTCACCTACGATGGATCATTCGCATTCGGTTGGGCACATTTCCCCGCAAGATCAATCATTCCCACCGGCAGCCTCTCATCTTGGTCAGCTATGTCATATTATTACCCTGACGGATTCGGAAAGTTTCGACACCTCACGAATTAAGTGCGAAACCATATCGATACTGGGTAACAAATGGCCAGCCCTGGTTAAGAACATAAGCGTTATGATCCGTGCCGTTTCCCAACCTCAACACGCACAAACTCTAACAGCTGTTGCTACCGAAACCTGCATCCTAACTTTCCTACAGCTATGGGAGAGCATAATCAGTGTGAAGGCCAATCTTTCGGTGGTGGAAACGCAACCGTTCCAATCGCAGCTGGATCATTTTCAGTTGTTGCTTCTTTCGACCAAAAACTCTGTTATCTACAAGCAGATGTTGTCCCTGTTCAATGAAGCTCTCTGCTATGGAAGCACGTTGGCGTTACAGGATTTCATACCGGAAGAGGTTGGAAGTCTTGCTCACAATGTAGTTCGTTCCGTCAAGGATCATCGGATATTGGATAAAATGCCCAAAAGTACGTATTCCAGTCCGTTGGGTTTTGTCGGATACCGGGGACAATTGTTGCGCTACCAGGATGATCGATTATCGTTGGATCAGGATCAAAGCGGTAGAGCCAATCCTGCGGCTGCTGGCCCTCAGCCTGGTAGTTCAACTAGTAGTAGTAGTAGCGGCCCAAGTAGTGCTGTTAATACTCACAGTAATAGTTCCCGCTTCGACCGGACGTTGATGCAAAAAATGGCTCTATTGGTGCTAAAAGCCGTTGCCGTTATCGTAAAAGAGATCCGCTGCGACTCTAGCGATTCAAGTGTGGACAGCAGCGATTTTGATATGCAGGAAATACAGATGATAGAGCGTAGCATACGGGATGTGGTTAAAAAGCTAGAAATATTCCTCAAAATTCAGCTCGAATTTCATCCGGACAATCACTTCAGCAAAGTGTTAATACACCTTTTCGACGACCAGGACGACTATCTCGTGGAAGCCATGGTGTGTACGCTGGACGTCACATCTGGAATCTCGTTTCGCAACAATGCTTTCCCCGAACTCATTGCCATCCTCAATCCAGTGTACACTTTCATCGAATTTTCCAACCTGGGACCGAACATTACCAGACTCTTTCTGGATCTGCTGATCAGCACCGAAACCTGTTTCCTGCTGTATTTGCTGCGATTTCTGAAGTACATCCGCCAGAACTGGTCCATGTTCACGGCCAGCTGTCTAACGTACTACCAGCACAACAGCTACAACAATCCGGCGGCAACGACGTTGCTGCAAAGCGTTCGTAGCAATAGTGGGGGTGGTCCCAGTAACATCGTCCTGAACAACAACTCTAACAACGTAATCTTGGACAGCGTCATGACGGTGCTGATCAGTTTGCGGCTACAAATCAGTCGACTTGTTGCCGATACACTTTTCCCGTACAACATTGGACCGATTCTGCGGTTGATTGAAAACTGTGAGAGTCTGTACGAAGGTAACGAGCTGAGTTGAGAGTTTCGCCAAGAAAACAATGGAGTCGAAAGTACGGTAAATAAGCTACGGGACaagaagattttattttatcctTTCCGgttcaaaattatacaaaatttttataaataccGTTAAATACCGTCGCTTCTGTTAACttcgtttaaaattataaaattataaactcaAATCAATTTACTCAATCAAATTAAGgagattatttatttacatatcCCTTTAAAGCTCTGATTTCAATCTTGAaccttgattcttgattctcgaTTCTTGATTTCTGATTCTTTTGATTTTAGTCCTTTTACTTTGCTTACTACCCTAATTTCAAGCTAAACCCATCGTTTCGATGCTCCGTATTTAACTTCTTatcagattttcttttattaattGTAAATCACAAAATTTCTCTCGCGAAAATTCAGATAAAACACCATTCGGTTTAAAATTATCGGAAAAATTCctctattaaaaattattataagtTCAAAATTATCGTTAAGTAAGCGAGagttccaaattttaattttgcgaCAATAAATTGACACATAAAGAAGAAGTGCCTTACGTACATAACCTTAATGCTTCCAACAAGTTCCAGTACATTTTACACACAGTGATTGATAGAGATACAATGTATGTAATTTGTGAGTGTGAGAGATGGAAAAAGATTTTAGACAATAGCTGTATAAACTAGGTAGGTAGCAGTAACTAACGAATGAGACGTTCCATTTAGCTATGCGCagactgatttttttaaaatgcaaacaCAATGAAAAAAACCGTGTACAGACTTTGAATGTTGTACAGCTAGGCACAGTGGAAggatgacaaatttgaaaaaaaaagtcaagttaatcaaaattttaacgtTCGTTTTAATTTAAGCGTAAAATCAAAAGTGTCCTGTTTGTTGAAGGaatgttttatttatgtctAGGTTAAGATATTCGCGGCTTTCTTTGCTGATCGAGATAATTTATATcgtttgtggaaaaaaaactccgTGTTTTGTACAGTTGTACACATTTTAGGCGAGCAACCATAGCAGATACCGGCATCAGAGTATTTGCTGGATCGGTTAGTTTTAAGGTTACAACCTGCATAGATTTACAGAAAAACAAAGCATTGTGTAaagtaatttatatttgaaaaaaatccatcccGCCTCCCTTCTTATACTTGTACAGATGACCTGCAAATAAAAAGctatttaattttcttgaatattgaTGTTTATCAATGAGAACGAAAAAGAAACTCATTTCGGTTGATGCTTAGgtataagaaaaatattaacgAACTGTTCTCATCTGAAAAAAAGGTTCGCAAAGGCTCAGCAAAGTTCATcagataaattgttttttttttggtgaacttttcaataaaatatagaAACGATTTAGTGTTCTGGTTTATCTGCTTGTTTTTCAACGGTTGTCGGCTCATCAAACTGAAAATGATCCTACTTAGAACTTTCAAGTCCGATACACATTCGAAACAAAGTCTACGGGAGGTCGGTGCTGCCTGAATATTGCAGCATTATTCATGAGTATAACGAAAACGAAAATAATCAGTACAacattcttttaatttattagaCTCAAAGATTACGATCGGGTTTCCCAAAAGAGTTGCAATCGGAAATGATTAATGCACTCTTGAAGCGAGGATACGGTGCAACGGATTTGTAAGTGAACCACCCTTACACTTTTATCAAAGTTCACATCAAACCCGGTAGCTTCCAGTTAACGTCAACAACCGCCAATTGATTAGGTATTCCCAAAAAAATATTGGCTGTAAATCTTTCTCTTATATTTTTCGTGTGTTCAGAGATAACGTTGCAAGTtgtgaaaagaagaaaaaaaatccatgtgaATCCCAATCTACCGGGAAAAAACTTCAA
It includes:
- the LOC129744086 gene encoding protein lines, whose protein sequence is MVLQNEKSGSAAIGCCGGGGSAGTSASGSSNSLLGAISGSDNDGGSTTATGSIIMSAGGGSSSSASGGGGGSNEQPVIKRQRIESSSDHHHPPPDVVDSSSGVVGGGLGLNTTGSSTASSSGNSSNGSNSLVASTCSSSTSLSSSPPTTCSSSGASSSGGGGSLVEKALGNEGRSSVGGSDEDLILKQVQDYQALFQEAIANQCLCGLDTSVLLMSFQSYHVQVGGLIGDRSRGRGGGLMRQLLPLIEWPFDYLLKFLSNVQLLFDTYLKQNIKGNICSGVMDLCNYLIRSEHQNPETDFVSMNIDEIIGLCNYNNKFINYLSGRILSSFLIIIKDDLDDRWLEKIVANLFDFNQLDILAVKKINFSLDIIKQIVEWRDEAEHPLEEDMHGQPASGFSGNNPGPFSSGVTFHPPPLENNYFATHYSSQQPSTSTSNLFSPPNASSPNSKSDTSPTMDHSHSVGHISPQDQSFPPAASHLGQLCHIITLTDSESFDTSRIKCETISILGNKWPALVKNISVMIRAVSQPQHAQTLTAVATETCILTFLQLWESIISVKANLSVVETQPFQSQLDHFQLLLLSTKNSVIYKQMLSLFNEALCYGSTLALQDFIPEEVGSLAHNVVRSVKDHRILDKMPKSTYSSPLGFVGYRGQLLRYQDDRLSLDQDQSGRANPAAAGPQPGSSTSSSSSGPSSAVNTHSNSSRFDRTLMQKMALLVLKAVAVIVKEIRCDSSDSSVDSSDFDMQEIQMIERSIRDVVKKLEIFLKIQLEFHPDNHFSKVLIHLFDDQDDYLVEAMVCTLDVTSGISFRNNAFPELIAILNPVYTFIEFSNLGPNITRLFLDLLISTETCFLLYLLRFLKYIRQNWSMFTASCLTYYQHNSYNNPAATTLLQSVRSNSGGGPSNIVLNNNSNNVILDSVMTVLISLRLQISRLVADTLFPYNIGPILRLIENCESLYEGNELS